A stretch of Halostagnicola kamekurae DNA encodes these proteins:
- the trkA gene encoding Trk system potassium transporter TrkA, whose product MRVIIVGAGEVGSNIAAGLADDHEVVVVDTDEERIESLTYSLDVLAIEGDGTTRGTLVEADVEAADMVIASTDIDETNIVVCGAAKTLDDPFTIARVKDTTLLETWEHAEGAFGVDFMVCTNLHTAETIVKIAGLPNAHDVDTFGDGLVQMAEFEIEPDSPIAGDTVAKADRYESLTFAALFRNGDVVIPTGETVIEAGDAVVVIGSTESVRRFAGSLTPTPTLEDASEIVIVGGSEIGYQTARLFEEEGLSPRLIEQDHDRARELAECLPDTLVLESDATDIDFLVREHIDESDIVVAALDSDEKNLLVSLLAKRIGVERTIGIVEYGEYVDLFETVGIDVAVNPRLVTSEEITRFTHAHRTENIAMLESDRAEVLEIEVGQDSLLHDNRIRDVIADLPNGVVIGAIARDGELITPRGETTVEAGDHVVVFVETDVLGEVSDAL is encoded by the coding sequence GTGCGCGTAATCATCGTCGGAGCGGGCGAAGTCGGTTCGAACATCGCGGCGGGGCTCGCTGACGACCACGAGGTCGTCGTCGTCGACACCGACGAAGAGCGCATCGAATCGCTCACGTACTCGCTCGACGTACTCGCCATCGAGGGCGACGGAACGACGCGGGGAACTCTCGTGGAGGCGGACGTCGAGGCAGCGGATATGGTCATCGCGAGCACCGACATCGACGAGACGAACATCGTCGTCTGCGGCGCGGCCAAAACCCTCGACGACCCGTTCACGATCGCTCGCGTGAAGGACACGACGCTGTTAGAGACCTGGGAGCACGCCGAGGGCGCGTTCGGCGTCGACTTCATGGTCTGTACGAACCTCCACACCGCAGAGACGATCGTGAAGATCGCCGGCCTCCCGAACGCACACGACGTCGATACCTTCGGGGACGGACTCGTCCAGATGGCGGAGTTCGAAATCGAGCCGGACAGCCCGATCGCCGGCGACACGGTCGCGAAGGCCGATCGATACGAATCGCTGACGTTCGCGGCGCTCTTTCGAAACGGCGACGTCGTTATCCCGACCGGCGAGACGGTCATCGAAGCCGGCGACGCCGTCGTCGTCATCGGCTCCACCGAGAGCGTGCGTCGCTTCGCCGGGTCGTTGACCCCAACGCCGACGCTCGAGGACGCGAGCGAGATCGTCATCGTCGGCGGCAGCGAGATCGGCTATCAAACCGCCCGACTGTTCGAGGAAGAGGGACTCTCTCCGCGGCTGATCGAGCAAGACCACGACCGCGCCCGCGAACTCGCAGAGTGTCTGCCGGACACGCTGGTGTTAGAGAGCGACGCGACAGACATCGACTTTCTCGTCCGCGAGCACATCGACGAGTCGGACATCGTCGTCGCGGCGCTCGACAGCGACGAGAAGAACCTGCTCGTCTCGTTGCTCGCAAAGCGCATCGGCGTCGAGCGAACCATCGGCATCGTCGAGTACGGCGAGTACGTCGACCTCTTCGAGACCGTCGGCATCGACGTCGCGGTCAACCCGCGGCTGGTCACCTCCGAGGAGATCACCCGGTTCACCCACGCACACCGCACCGAAAACATCGCGATGCTCGAGTCCGACCGGGCAGAGGTCCTCGAGATCGAAGTCGGTCAGGACAGTCTCCTCCACGACAACCGAATCCGCGACGTGATCGCGGATCTCCCGAACGGCGTGGTGATCGGGGCGATCGCTCGAGACGGCGAACTGATCACCCCGCGCGGCGAGACGACCGTGGAGGCGGGCGACCACGTCGTCGTCTTCGTCGAGACGGACGTACTCGGCGAGGTCTCCGACGCGCTCTGA
- a CDS encoding thiolase C-terminal domain-containing protein, giving the protein MSEVRVAGVGLTPFGNVPERTSRDLFGQASIEAFDKSGVARSDVDGVLYGNFMGELSEHQGHQGPLMAEAAGVQAPATRYESACASSGVAVADAVKRIRNGEDDVLLVGGAERMTNLGTAGATEALAIAADDLWEVRAGTTFPGAYALMAQAYFETYGGEHADLAHIAVKNHDNALENEKAQYQRAIEVEDVLEAPQVSSPLGLYDSCPISDGAAALVLTSESYAEEHDIDAPVAITGTGQGGDRMALHDRDYLARSPAAREAGEEAYSDAGIDANDIDFAEVHDCFTIAEVLAIEALDIESIGEGITAARDGRTTADGETPINLSGGLKAKGHPVGATGASQIAEVTSLLADEHANSDAVPDATTALAHNAGGTVASATVHVLEVVE; this is encoded by the coding sequence ATGAGCGAGGTACGAGTTGCGGGTGTCGGCCTGACGCCGTTCGGAAACGTGCCCGAGCGGACGAGTCGGGATCTCTTCGGGCAGGCGAGCATCGAAGCGTTCGACAAAAGTGGGGTGGCCCGGTCCGACGTCGACGGTGTGCTCTATGGAAATTTCATGGGTGAACTGTCCGAGCATCAGGGCCATCAGGGGCCGCTGATGGCCGAGGCCGCGGGGGTACAGGCACCGGCGACCCGGTACGAATCCGCCTGCGCCTCGAGCGGCGTCGCGGTCGCCGACGCGGTAAAGCGCATTCGAAACGGCGAGGACGACGTGCTCCTCGTCGGCGGTGCAGAGCGGATGACGAACCTCGGAACCGCAGGCGCGACCGAAGCGCTCGCCATCGCCGCCGACGACCTCTGGGAGGTCCGCGCCGGGACGACCTTCCCCGGCGCCTACGCCCTGATGGCCCAGGCGTACTTCGAAACCTACGGCGGCGAGCACGCGGACCTCGCACACATCGCCGTGAAGAACCACGACAACGCCCTCGAGAACGAGAAGGCCCAGTACCAGCGCGCGATCGAGGTCGAGGACGTACTCGAGGCCCCGCAGGTCTCCTCGCCGCTGGGGTTGTACGACTCCTGTCCGATCTCCGACGGCGCGGCGGCGCTCGTGCTCACCAGCGAATCATACGCCGAGGAACACGACATAGACGCTCCGGTCGCGATCACGGGCACCGGACAGGGCGGCGATCGGATGGCCCTGCACGATCGGGACTACCTCGCGCGCTCGCCCGCCGCTCGCGAGGCGGGCGAAGAGGCGTACTCAGACGCCGGAATCGACGCGAACGACATCGACTTCGCCGAGGTCCACGACTGCTTTACGATCGCGGAGGTGCTCGCCATCGAAGCCCTCGACATAGAGTCGATCGGCGAGGGGATCACCGCCGCTCGAGACGGACGCACGACCGCGGACGGCGAGACGCCGATCAACCTCTCGGGCGGTCTGAAGGCGAAGGGCCACCCCGTCGGCGCGACCGGGGCGTCCCAGATCGCCGAAGTCACGTCGCTGCTCGCGGACGAACACGCAAACAGCGACGCCGTCCCCGACGCGACGACCGCGCTCGCGCACAACGCGGGCGGAACCGTGGCGTCTGCGACGGTTCACGTACTGGAGGTGGTCGAATGA
- a CDS encoding Zn-ribbon domain-containing OB-fold protein, producing the protein MSEIRDAGFDDWLDAAEEGEAYFLECATGHGSLPPRQVCPECGSTELARQQLPQTGTIETFTVTHVPTPSFEDDAPYATAIADFGPVRLTGQVAGIDLESIENGLKVEISVAVSETTGERVLTFEPR; encoded by the coding sequence ATGAGCGAGATTAGAGACGCCGGATTCGACGACTGGCTCGACGCCGCCGAGGAGGGCGAAGCGTACTTCCTCGAGTGTGCCACCGGACACGGATCGCTTCCGCCGCGGCAAGTGTGTCCGGAGTGTGGGTCGACTGAACTCGCGCGCCAGCAGTTGCCCCAAACGGGGACGATTGAGACGTTCACCGTCACCCACGTCCCGACGCCGTCGTTCGAGGACGACGCTCCCTACGCGACCGCGATCGCGGATTTCGGCCCGGTTCGACTAACCGGGCAGGTCGCCGGGATCGATCTCGAGTCGATCGAAAACGGCCTCAAGGTCGAGATTTCGGTCGCCGTCTCCGAGACGACCGGTGAGCGAGTGCTGACGTTCGAACCGAGATAG
- a CDS encoding MATE family efflux transporter, protein MLSDRSSSESDLTDGSLVRPMFHLAWPLVVIQLLQVAYNVGDTFWLGALSPDAVGALSLAFPLIFFLISIGGGFTAAGAILIAQHSGAESDEGGLIAGQTISFITLIAIAIAVIGFLATDSMLALLLADPETEAAIIPLASEYMRVFFLGMPFLFGFFIFVSLMRGYGNTRAPMVVMFVSVVFNLAVDPVFIFGVGPVPRLEMAGAAVATVLSRAIATVIGFYVLLYTDVGPEIEASHLLPRAEYISEITRLGVPTALEQSMSSLAMIAMTAMVSMFPPAVVTAYGLGNRLISLAFLPALGMSQATDTIVGQNLGAGKPERAARATWLAAGVIAAVMAVGGAIAFLVPEPIVSVFLTADVEGRAATVDYGTTYLQVAALMFVFMGVMQVFLGAFRGAGNTKTALAFSVIALWFGRVLVTVFLLFVADWGTTGIWVGVLVGDVVGAIAAGVWFTRGTWKRSLIDSSDDGAEQTDSSDVEPIVE, encoded by the coding sequence ATGCTCTCCGACCGCTCCTCGAGCGAGAGCGATCTCACCGACGGGTCGCTCGTTCGTCCGATGTTCCACCTAGCGTGGCCGCTCGTGGTTATCCAGCTGTTGCAGGTCGCCTACAACGTCGGCGACACGTTCTGGCTGGGTGCACTCTCTCCGGACGCGGTCGGCGCGCTGAGTCTCGCCTTCCCGCTGATCTTCTTTCTGATCTCGATCGGCGGCGGGTTCACCGCCGCGGGCGCGATCCTCATCGCCCAGCACTCCGGCGCGGAAAGCGACGAGGGCGGCTTGATCGCGGGACAGACGATCTCGTTTATCACGCTAATCGCGATCGCCATCGCCGTGATCGGCTTTCTCGCGACCGACTCGATGCTGGCGCTGTTGCTGGCCGACCCCGAAACCGAGGCCGCGATCATCCCGCTGGCCAGCGAGTACATGCGCGTGTTCTTCCTCGGCATGCCCTTCCTGTTCGGCTTTTTCATCTTCGTCTCGCTCATGCGCGGGTACGGCAACACCCGCGCGCCGATGGTCGTGATGTTCGTCAGCGTCGTCTTCAACCTCGCGGTCGACCCCGTGTTTATCTTCGGCGTCGGCCCCGTCCCGCGACTCGAGATGGCGGGCGCGGCGGTGGCGACCGTCCTCTCGAGGGCCATCGCCACTGTAATCGGGTTCTACGTCCTGTTATACACCGACGTCGGACCCGAGATCGAAGCGAGTCACTTGCTTCCGCGAGCCGAATATATCTCCGAAATCACGCGACTCGGCGTTCCGACGGCCCTCGAGCAGTCGATGAGTTCGCTGGCGATGATCGCGATGACGGCGATGGTCTCGATGTTTCCGCCGGCGGTCGTGACGGCCTACGGCCTGGGTAACCGCCTGATCTCGCTCGCGTTTCTCCCGGCGCTGGGGATGAGCCAGGCGACGGACACCATCGTCGGCCAGAATTTGGGTGCGGGCAAGCCCGAACGCGCGGCGCGAGCGACGTGGCTCGCCGCGGGCGTCATCGCCGCGGTCATGGCCGTCGGCGGCGCGATCGCGTTCCTCGTCCCGGAACCGATCGTGTCCGTGTTCCTCACCGCGGACGTCGAGGGGCGGGCGGCGACCGTCGACTACGGGACGACCTACCTGCAGGTCGCCGCGCTGATGTTCGTCTTCATGGGCGTCATGCAGGTGTTCCTGGGCGCGTTCCGCGGTGCGGGTAACACGAAGACGGCGCTGGCGTTTTCGGTGATCGCGCTGTGGTTCGGCCGCGTGCTCGTCACCGTCTTCCTGCTGTTCGTCGCCGACTGGGGGACGACCGGCATCTGGGTCGGCGTCCTCGTCGGCGACGTGGTCGGCGCGATAGCGGCGGGTGTGTGGTTCACTCGAGGCACGTGGAAGCGGTCGCTGATCGACAGTAGCGACGACGGAGCAGAACAGACGGACTCGAGCGATGTGGAACCGATCGTCGAATAG
- the mtnP gene encoding S-methyl-5'-thioadenosine phosphorylase yields MTIGVIGGSGIYEALPLENTRTESISTPYGEPTDDVTLGELGGREVAFLPRHGSDHQHTPTDVSYRANIYALKAAGVDRVIATNAVGSLREDLPPQTLVVPDQIFDRTKHRSPTFFGDGMVVHMGFAKPYCPEMVAHLAESAREATDAQVAENGTYVCIEGPQFSTKAESEFYREQGWDVVGMTAIPEAKLAREAELSYATVAGVTDYDVWKEDSEVTLEEVLENAEANQESINAVIERAIRTMPDDFESHAWSALEGTINTPPEAIPAETRERVELLAGEYLEE; encoded by the coding sequence ATGACAATCGGCGTCATCGGCGGCAGCGGAATCTACGAGGCATTGCCTCTCGAGAACACGCGAACCGAATCGATCTCGACCCCCTACGGCGAACCGACCGACGACGTCACGCTGGGCGAACTCGGCGGGCGTGAGGTCGCCTTCCTGCCGCGACACGGGAGCGACCACCAGCACACGCCGACCGACGTGTCCTACCGGGCGAACATCTACGCGCTCAAGGCGGCCGGCGTCGATCGAGTCATCGCCACCAACGCCGTCGGCAGCCTCCGCGAGGACCTGCCGCCCCAGACGCTGGTCGTCCCCGACCAGATTTTCGATCGCACCAAACACCGTTCGCCGACGTTCTTCGGGGACGGCATGGTCGTCCACATGGGTTTCGCCAAGCCCTATTGCCCCGAAATGGTCGCCCACCTCGCCGAGTCCGCGCGGGAGGCGACGGATGCCCAGGTCGCCGAGAACGGCACGTACGTCTGTATCGAGGGCCCGCAGTTTTCGACGAAAGCCGAGAGCGAGTTCTACCGCGAGCAGGGCTGGGACGTCGTCGGGATGACGGCGATCCCCGAAGCCAAACTCGCTCGAGAAGCTGAACTGAGCTACGCCACCGTCGCCGGCGTCACCGACTACGACGTCTGGAAGGAAGACAGCGAGGTCACCCTCGAGGAAGTCCTCGAGAACGCCGAGGCCAATCAGGAGTCAATCAACGCGGTCATCGAGCGCGCGATCCGAACGATGCCCGACGACTTCGAGAGTCACGCCTGGTCGGCGCTCGAGGGCACGATCAACACGCCGCCGGAAGCGATTCCAGCAGAGACTCGCGAACGCGTCGAGCTGTTAGCCGGTGAGTACCTCGAGGAATAA
- a CDS encoding SRPBCC family protein, with amino-acid sequence MDRILLSTVAHRPPADVFPFVVSFTDYHRYTEHLESVRKRREGDENGVGSVYDLRLTWWKLGYTARSEVVAVDDPHTLEWELRKDLDARGTWRVEAEPEAAPDGVETASRIYFEAVYDPHSADGNAISLPPFVSLDWVVGKVQPRLLEEARGVVRRLVADIEGEQRDVELTVHEMP; translated from the coding sequence ATCCTCCTCAGCACCGTCGCCCACCGGCCGCCGGCGGACGTGTTCCCGTTCGTCGTCTCCTTTACCGACTATCACCGATACACGGAGCACCTCGAGTCCGTTCGCAAGCGCCGCGAGGGCGACGAGAACGGCGTTGGCTCGGTCTACGACCTTCGGCTCACCTGGTGGAAACTCGGGTACACCGCCCGCTCGGAGGTCGTCGCCGTCGACGATCCCCACACGCTCGAGTGGGAGCTTCGCAAGGACCTCGACGCCCGCGGCACGTGGCGGGTCGAGGCCGAGCCCGAGGCGGCCCCGGACGGGGTCGAAACGGCCAGCCGGATCTACTTCGAGGCGGTCTACGACCCTCACTCGGCTGACGGAAACGCGATCTCGCTGCCGCCGTTCGTCTCGCTCGATTGGGTCGTCGGGAAGGTACAGCCGCGACTTCTCGAGGAAGCACGCGGCGTCGTCAGGCGGCTGGTCGCCGATATCGAAGGGGAGCAACGAGACGTCGAACTGACGGTTCACGAGATGCCCTGA